Proteins encoded together in one Aurantiacibacter aquimixticola window:
- the sucC gene encoding ADP-forming succinate--CoA ligase subunit beta, translating to MNIHEYQAKELLAKFGIGVPTGYPATSVEEAVEGAKKLPGPLYVVKAQIHAGGRGKGKFKELAPNAKGGVRLAKSVEDVEADAKEMLGNTLVTIQTGDEGKQVNRLYVTDGVDIAKEYYLSMVVDRETSRVAMIVSTEGGMDIEDVAHETPEKIATIAIDPATGFMPHHGRAVGNALKLEGALAKAASNLAKQLYEAFTTLDCEMLEINPLVETEGGELLVLDTKMSFDGNALYRHPDIEGMRDETEEDPMEVEAGKHDLAYIKLDGNIGCMVNGAGLAMATMDIIKLNGAFPANFLDVGGGATTEKVTAAFKIILSDPAVEGILVNIFGGIMRCDTIAEGIVIAAKEVELDVPLVVRLEGTNVQQGKDILENSGLPIISADDLGDAAKKIVAQVKKAA from the coding sequence ATGAACATCCACGAATATCAGGCCAAGGAACTGCTCGCGAAATTCGGCATCGGCGTGCCAACGGGCTATCCGGCAACCAGCGTGGAAGAGGCCGTGGAAGGCGCAAAGAAGCTGCCCGGACCGCTCTATGTGGTGAAGGCGCAGATCCATGCCGGCGGACGCGGCAAGGGCAAGTTCAAGGAGCTAGCCCCGAACGCCAAGGGTGGTGTGCGGCTTGCGAAGAGCGTCGAGGATGTCGAGGCCGATGCCAAGGAGATGCTCGGCAATACGCTGGTCACAATCCAGACGGGAGACGAGGGCAAACAGGTCAATCGCCTTTACGTCACCGATGGCGTCGACATTGCCAAGGAATACTACCTTTCCATGGTCGTGGACCGCGAAACCAGCCGGGTTGCGATGATCGTCTCGACTGAGGGCGGCATGGATATCGAGGACGTTGCGCACGAAACGCCGGAGAAGATCGCCACGATCGCGATCGATCCCGCCACCGGCTTCATGCCGCATCACGGCCGCGCCGTGGGCAATGCGCTGAAGCTGGAAGGCGCGCTGGCCAAGGCGGCGAGCAACCTGGCGAAGCAGCTCTACGAAGCCTTCACGACGCTCGATTGCGAAATGCTGGAAATCAATCCGCTGGTCGAAACCGAAGGCGGTGAGCTGCTGGTGCTCGACACCAAGATGAGCTTCGACGGCAACGCGCTCTATCGCCATCCCGATATCGAGGGGATGCGCGACGAGACAGAGGAAGACCCGATGGAGGTCGAGGCCGGCAAGCACGACCTCGCCTACATCAAGCTGGACGGCAATATCGGCTGCATGGTCAATGGCGCGGGCCTTGCCATGGCGACGATGGACATCATCAAGCTGAACGGGGCCTTCCCGGCCAACTTCCTCGATGTCGGTGGCGGCGCGACGACCGAGAAGGTCACCGCCGCATTCAAGATCATCCTGTCCGATCCGGCGGTCGAAGGCATCCTCGTCAACATTTTCGGCGGCATCATGCGTTGCGACACGATTGCCGAAGGCATCGTTATCGCGGCGAAAGAAGTCGAGCTGGATGTGCCGCTGGTAGTGCGGCTCGAGGGCACCAATGTGCAGCAGGGCAAGGACATTCTGGAGAATTCCGGCCTGCCGATCATTTCGGCAGACGATCTGGGCGATGCGGCCAAGAAGATCGTCGCACAGGTCAAGAAGGCGGCTTGA
- a CDS encoding energy transducer TonB produces the protein MKLPAMYLALAAIAVASPAHAQRDETAPVSERTREAIATGEIYRAVGEWRLSSRDDGCSITRNFAHDGDRFTLSLKRIHPGHDVIQYALIGDLNRRRRPIEAGFVPGPELRVNYRVAEGSMGDREGYVYAGPLFMPEPDREVQAGEYVLAQATEYYVVQNAQRRPLVLQTGSMRPALQSLDNCLRDQLESYGVAMSGPDVAVRAPRVTNMGELSAQVSRNYPIGARAEGYQGIVRLRLIVDGQGDIVRCHHADFLAARLLREDACRMMQEHATFVPARNRSGEGVPGYFFQNIVYDLNSIFDVSRTRP, from the coding sequence ATGAAACTACCAGCCATGTATCTCGCGCTCGCGGCGATCGCCGTTGCGTCACCCGCTCACGCGCAGCGGGACGAAACAGCGCCGGTCTCCGAAAGAACGCGAGAAGCAATCGCGACAGGAGAGATTTATCGGGCGGTCGGCGAATGGCGGCTGAGCTCACGGGATGACGGATGCTCGATCACGCGCAATTTTGCGCATGATGGCGATCGTTTTACGCTCAGCTTGAAGCGTATTCATCCCGGCCACGATGTGATCCAGTATGCACTGATCGGCGATCTCAATCGTCGACGTCGCCCGATAGAGGCTGGCTTCGTGCCTGGCCCGGAGCTGCGTGTGAATTATCGCGTCGCCGAAGGGAGCATGGGCGACCGTGAGGGCTATGTGTATGCCGGCCCCCTGTTCATGCCCGAACCGGACCGAGAAGTGCAGGCGGGCGAATATGTCCTCGCACAGGCCACCGAATATTACGTGGTGCAGAATGCTCAGCGACGCCCGCTGGTCCTACAAACGGGGTCCATGCGCCCTGCGCTGCAATCGCTGGATAACTGCCTGCGCGATCAGCTCGAAAGCTATGGAGTCGCGATGTCGGGCCCGGATGTCGCGGTCCGCGCGCCGCGCGTCACGAATATGGGCGAATTGTCAGCACAGGTCAGCCGCAACTATCCGATTGGCGCGCGCGCTGAAGGTTATCAGGGCATCGTTCGGCTACGCCTAATCGTCGACGGGCAAGGCGATATCGTTCGCTGCCATCACGCCGATTTTCTTGCCGCGCGTCTGTTGCGAGAGGACGCTTGCAGAATGATGCAAGAACACGCGACATTCGTTCCAGCGCGCAATCGCTCAGGCGAGGGTGTGCCGGGCTATTTCTTCCAGAACATCGTCTACGACTTGAACAGCATTTTCGACGTTTCCCGCACGCGGCCTTAA
- a CDS encoding 3'(2'),5'-bisphosphate nucleotidase CysQ — MIDTMKLEQVCREAGHMALGKWPGHGHALKSWEKAPGNPVCEADIEVDAFLRRELTSLLPAAGWLSEETADDPSRLDKGLAWLVDPIDGTRDFIRGREGWAVSVALVSGGRPLVGTLVAPARGEVWSGVAGKGAWLNGTRLKASTRKKLPGARVPAHDLPKADHDLEKVFQPNSIALRVAMVANDEADLVATLRWGYEWDIAAAALIAREAGARVSDAFGKPLAYNKRDPRAFGLLASAPGIHDAAVERLAGRAELMS, encoded by the coding sequence ATGATCGACACGATGAAACTGGAGCAGGTCTGCCGGGAGGCAGGCCATATGGCGCTCGGCAAGTGGCCAGGGCATGGCCACGCGCTCAAAAGCTGGGAGAAAGCGCCTGGCAACCCGGTGTGCGAAGCGGATATCGAGGTCGATGCTTTCCTGCGCCGGGAACTCACGAGCCTGCTGCCCGCGGCTGGCTGGCTGTCGGAGGAAACCGCAGACGATCCTTCCCGGCTGGACAAGGGGCTTGCCTGGCTGGTCGACCCGATCGACGGGACGCGCGATTTCATCCGGGGTCGGGAAGGCTGGGCGGTCTCCGTCGCGCTTGTGAGCGGCGGCCGCCCGCTGGTCGGCACACTGGTCGCCCCGGCGCGCGGCGAGGTCTGGTCCGGCGTTGCCGGGAAGGGCGCCTGGCTTAATGGCACGCGTCTCAAGGCGAGTACTCGCAAGAAGCTGCCAGGCGCGCGCGTACCCGCGCACGACCTTCCGAAAGCTGACCACGATCTGGAGAAGGTGTTTCAGCCCAATTCCATTGCCCTGCGCGTTGCGATGGTGGCCAATGACGAAGCCGATCTCGTTGCGACACTGCGCTGGGGTTACGAATGGGATATCGCCGCCGCCGCGCTGATCGCGCGCGAAGCCGGTGCGCGGGTGTCCGACGCTTTCGGCAAGCCGCTCGCCTACAACAAGCGCGACCCCCGCGCCTTCGGCTTGCTCGCGAGCGCGCCGGGCATTCACGACGCGGCGGTCGAGCGGCTGGCGGGAAGGGCGGAGTTAATGTCTTGA
- a CDS encoding exopolysaccharide biosynthesis protein, translating into MATDPNNVGEILDGLQELAERNDSVTVDNVMDAFGARTFGPAIMIPALLELTPIGAIPGVPTFLAVTIVLIAVQKAIGREHVWLPGAILNRSVASGKIQSGVEKLRPVARFMDRHFHGRLKWIARKPFSRIAAGIVVLLCLTVPFLEVLPFASSVPMLAIAAFGLAVLVRDGALMILALAGSLVALSLSLDYWDGGMSDTPETDGVVSEENVQAAEATAEKAEMTAKDTAEKAADAVNGD; encoded by the coding sequence ATGGCCACCGATCCGAACAATGTCGGCGAAATTCTCGACGGGCTTCAGGAGCTTGCCGAGCGCAATGACAGCGTAACGGTCGACAATGTGATGGACGCTTTCGGTGCCCGCACCTTCGGTCCGGCGATCATGATCCCCGCTTTGCTGGAGCTCACGCCGATCGGCGCGATTCCTGGCGTTCCGACTTTCCTCGCTGTCACTATCGTGCTGATCGCGGTGCAAAAGGCGATCGGACGAGAGCATGTCTGGCTGCCCGGTGCCATCCTCAATCGTTCGGTCGCGAGTGGGAAGATCCAAAGCGGGGTCGAAAAGCTGCGGCCCGTCGCCCGGTTCATGGATCGGCATTTCCATGGACGTCTGAAATGGATCGCGCGCAAGCCTTTTTCGCGCATTGCTGCAGGCATCGTCGTGCTCCTATGCCTCACCGTGCCCTTCCTCGAAGTGTTGCCCTTTGCCAGCAGCGTGCCGATGCTGGCCATCGCGGCGTTTGGCCTTGCGGTGCTCGTCAGGGACGGTGCGCTGATGATCCTGGCGCTCGCCGGCAGTCTCGTCGCACTGTCGCTAAGCCTCGACTATTGGGACGGCGGCATGAGCGACACGCCGGAGACCGACGGTGTCGTATCCGAAGAAAACGTGCAGGCTGCAGAGGCTACGGCGGAGAAGGCCGAAATGACAGCGAAGGACACGGCCGAGAAGGCTGCCGATGCCGTCAACGGCGATTAG
- a CDS encoding electron transfer flavoprotein subunit beta/FixA family protein, whose protein sequence is MKILVPVKRVIDYNVKPRVKADGSGVDLANVKMSMNPFDEIAVEEAIRLKEAGSAEEVVAVSIGPAKAQETLRTALAMGADRAILVETDDTVEPLAVAKILKAIAEEEGPGIVMLGKQAIDDDSNQTGQMLAALMERPQGTFASAVKIDGEHVHVTREVDGGLETVKLALPAVVTTDLRLNEPRYASLPNIMKAKKKPLETKSPADYGVDTAPRLATTKVTEPPVRQAGEMVEDVDALVAKLKQLGHA, encoded by the coding sequence ATGAAGATCCTTGTGCCCGTCAAACGGGTGATCGATTACAATGTGAAGCCGCGCGTGAAGGCGGACGGTTCCGGCGTCGATCTTGCGAATGTGAAAATGAGCATGAACCCCTTCGACGAAATCGCCGTCGAAGAAGCGATCCGGCTGAAGGAAGCGGGTTCCGCCGAAGAGGTCGTTGCCGTCAGCATCGGCCCGGCCAAGGCGCAAGAAACGCTGCGCACTGCGCTCGCCATGGGGGCGGATCGCGCGATCCTAGTGGAGACGGACGACACGGTGGAACCGCTCGCCGTCGCCAAGATCCTTAAGGCCATTGCCGAGGAAGAGGGCCCGGGCATCGTCATGCTCGGCAAGCAGGCGATAGACGACGATTCCAACCAGACCGGGCAGATGCTCGCCGCTCTGATGGAACGCCCGCAGGGTACCTTCGCCAGCGCGGTGAAGATCGACGGCGAGCACGTTCACGTGACGCGCGAAGTCGATGGCGGCCTGGAAACGGTCAAGCTGGCACTGCCAGCCGTCGTCACGACGGACCTGCGCCTGAACGAGCCGCGCTATGCCTCTCTGCCGAACATCATGAAGGCGAAGAAGAAGCCGCTCGAGACAAAGAGCCCCGCCGATTACGGCGTCGACACCGCACCGCGCCTCGCCACCACGAAGGTGACAGAGCCGCCGGTGCGACAAGCTGGCGAGATGGTCGAGGATGTCGACGCCCTCGTCGCCAAGCTCAAGCAGCTCGGACACGCCTGA
- a CDS encoding electron transfer flavoprotein subunit alpha/FixB family protein produces MTALVIAEHHGGEIADATLSTVTAASQLGGDVHVLVAGGDDAGAAAGAAAQIAGVSKVLRAVDAAYAHQLAENVAPLIASLADNYDAILAPATTTGKNLLPRVAAMLDVMQVSDIISVEGPTTFTRPIYAGNAIATVESSDSKRVITVRTTAFDKAEASGGSADVEEVSGPSGNGNSEFVKLDAVESDRPELTSAGIVVSGGRALKDGETFENYITPLADKLNAAIGASRAAVDAGYVPNDYQVGQTGKIVAPELYIAIGISGAIQHLAGMKDSKTIVAINKDPDAPIFQVADIGLVADLFTAVPELTEKL; encoded by the coding sequence ATGACCGCACTCGTAATTGCAGAACATCACGGCGGTGAGATCGCCGATGCCACGCTCAGCACCGTCACCGCTGCTTCCCAGCTTGGCGGCGACGTTCACGTCCTCGTCGCGGGCGGAGACGATGCGGGCGCGGCCGCCGGTGCGGCGGCACAGATTGCAGGCGTGTCCAAGGTGCTACGCGCCGTGGATGCGGCCTACGCCCACCAGCTGGCCGAGAATGTCGCGCCGCTGATCGCGAGCCTCGCCGACAATTACGACGCCATCCTCGCGCCCGCGACCACGACGGGAAAGAACTTGCTGCCGCGCGTCGCCGCCATGCTCGATGTGATGCAAGTCTCCGACATCATCTCGGTCGAGGGGCCCACCACCTTCACGCGTCCGATCTATGCCGGTAACGCCATCGCCACGGTCGAAAGCAGCGATTCGAAGCGTGTCATCACCGTTCGGACAACGGCATTCGACAAGGCCGAAGCAAGCGGCGGCAGCGCCGATGTCGAAGAGGTTTCCGGCCCCAGCGGCAATGGCAATAGCGAATTCGTTAAGCTCGACGCGGTCGAGAGCGACCGTCCCGAACTGACGAGCGCCGGCATCGTCGTTTCGGGAGGGCGGGCGCTGAAGGACGGAGAAACCTTCGAAAATTACATTACTCCGCTTGCCGACAAGCTGAATGCCGCCATTGGCGCCAGCCGTGCTGCGGTCGATGCGGGCTATGTGCCCAACGATTACCAGGTCGGCCAGACGGGCAAGATCGTTGCGCCCGAACTCTATATCGCCATCGGCATTTCCGGCGCGATTCAGCATCTGGCAGGCATGAAGGACTCCAAGACGATCGTCGCGATCAACAAGGATCCCGATGCGCCGATTTTCCAGGTTGCCGATATCGGCCTCGTGGCGGACCTCTTCACGGCCGTGCCGGAGCTTACCGAGAAGCTATAG